A single region of the Buteo buteo chromosome 16, bButBut1.hap1.1, whole genome shotgun sequence genome encodes:
- the CTR9 gene encoding RNA polymerase-associated protein CTR9 homolog, whose translation MSRGSIEIPLRDTDEVIELDFDQLPEGDEVISILKQEHTQLHIWIALALEYYKQGKTEDFVKLLEAARIDGNLDYRDHEKDQMTCLDTLAAYYVQQARKEKNKDNKKELITQATLLYTMADKIIMYDQNHLLGRACFCLLEGDKMDQADAQFHFVLNQSPNNIPALLGKACISFNKKDYRGALAYYKKALRTNPGCPAEVRLGMGHCFVKLNKLEKARLAFSRALELNSKCVGALVGLAVLELNNKEADSIKNGVQLLSRAYTIDPSNPMVLNHLANHFFFKKDYGKVQHLALHAFHNTEVEAMQAESCYQLARSFHVQEDYDQAFQYYYQATQFASSSFVLPFFGLGQMYIYRGDKENASQCFEKVLKAYPNNYETMKILGSLYAASEDQEKRDIAKGHLKKVTEQYPDDVEAWIELAQILEQTDIQGALSAYGTATRILQEKVQADVPPEILNNVGALHFRLGNLGEAKKYFLASLDRAKAEAEHDEHYYNAISVTTSYNLARLYEAMCEFHEAEKLYKNILREHPNYVDCYLRLGAMARDKGNFYEASDWFKEALQINQDHPDAWSLIGNLHLAKQEWGPGQKKFERILKQPSTQNDTYSMLALGNVWLQTLHQPTRDREKEKRHQDRALAIYKQVLRNDPKNLYAANGIGAVLAHKGYFREARDVFAQVREATADISDVWLNLAHIYVEQKQYISAVQMYENCLRKFYKHQNTEVLLYLARALFKCGKLQECKQTLLKARHVAPSDTVLMFNVALVLQRLATSVLKDEKSNLKEVLNAVKELELAHRYFSYLSKVGDKMRFDLALAATEARQCSDLLSQAQYHVARARKQDEEERELRAKQEQEKELLRQKLLKEQEEKRLREKEEQKKLLEQRAQYVEKTKNILMFTGEVEGSKEKKRGGGGGRRSKKGAGEFDEFVNDDSDEDLPMSRKKKKRKGSGSEQDGEEEEGERKKKKRRRPQKADEGSDDEEHENGPRPKKRRPPKAEKKKAPKPERLPPSMKGKIKSKAIISSSDDSSDEDKLKIADDGHARNSNSDSDDGEHQHSKRIVSDSDSDNRNKSGSEAGSPRRSSVHPSEEDSDSDRSARKRRRSDSEQSDNESVQSGRSRSGGSENESRPASRSADSDRDSERGSDNEGSGRGSGNESEPEGSNDEGSEGGSDDSD comes from the exons ATGTCGCGGGGGTCTATTGAGATCCCTCTCCGGGACACCGATGAG GTTATTGAGCTTGACTTCGATCAGTTGCCTGAGGGTGATGAAGTTATAAGTATACTGAAACAGGAACACACTCAACTGCACATATGGATTGCCTTAGCG CTGGAATActacaaacaaggaaaaacagaagattttGTGAAGCTGTTGGAAGCTGCGCGCATAGATGGTAACTTGGACTATAGAGACCATGAAAAAGATCAGATGACATGTCTGGATACTCTGGCAGCATACTATGTACAGCAGGCTCGAAAGGAGAAGAACAAAGATAACAAGAAGGAGCTCATTACGCAAGCTACTTTGTTGTATACTATGGCTGACAAAATTATCATGTATGATCAG AATCACTTGTTGGGAAGAGCCTGCTTTTGTCTGCTTGAAGGTGATAAGATGGACCAAGCTGATGCACAATTCCACTTTGTGCTCAACCAGTCTCCAAATAATATTCCTGCCCTTCTTG GTAAAGCATGCATTTCTTTCAACAAGAAAGATTATAGAGGAGCCCTTGCCTACTACAAGAAAGCATTGCGTACCAATCCAGGTTGCCCAG CTGAGGTTCGATTGGGTATGGGCCATTGCTTCGTGAAACTGAACAAGTTGGAAAAAGCTCGCTTAGCATTCAGCAGGGCTCTGGAGTTAAATTCAAAATGCGTAGGGGCTTTGGTTGGACTGGCTGTTCTGGAACTCAATAATAAAGAG GCTGATTCCATCAAGAATGGTGTTCAACTCCTCTCTAGGGCTTACACAATTGATCCCAGTAATCCAATGGTGTTGAATCACTTGGCTAATCACTTCTTCTTCAAGAAG GACTATGGTAAAGTACAACACTTGGCTCTTCATGCTTTCCATAATACAGAAGTTGAAGCAATGCAGGCAGAGAGTTGTTATCAGCTGGCTAGGTCTTTTCATGTACAG gAAGATTATGATCAAGCTTTCCAGTATTATTACCAGGCCACTCAGTTTGCCTCATCTTCTTTTGTACTTCCATTTTTTGGATTGGGTCAAATGTACATTTATCGAGGGGACAAAGAGAATGCATCACAGTGCtttgaaaaagttttgaaaGCCTATCCTAATAATTATGAGACTATGAAAATCCTTGGATCTCTTTATGCGGCTTCAGAAGACCAAGAGAAACGGGATATTGCAAAG GGGCATCTGAAGAAAGTTACAGAACAATATCCTGATGATGTAGAGGCATGGATTGAGCTAGCCCAAATTCTAGAACAGACTGATATACAG GGTGCACTGTCAGCCTACGGTACAGCCACACGCATTCTGCAAGAGAAAGTACAGGCTGATGTCCCACCAGAGATTTTGAATAACGTGGGTGCCCTGCACTTCAGGCTGGGAAACCTAGGAGAAGCGAAG aaatattttttggcaTCACTGGATCGtgcaaaagcagaagctgaacATGATGAGCATTATTACAATGCTATCTCTGTAACAACGTCCTATAACCTTGCCAGACTATATGAGGCGATGTGTGAATTTCATGAAGCGGAAAAGctctataaaaacattttaagagaaCATCCTAATTACGTTGATT GCTACTTGCGCTTGGGAGCTATGGCTAGGGATAAAGGAAACTTTTATGAGGCTTCTGATTGGTTTAAAGAAGCACTTCAGATAAATCAG GACCATCCAGATGCTTGGTCTCTGATTGGTAATCTTCATTTGGCTAAACAAGAGTGGGGTCCAGGACAGAAGAAATTTGAAAGAATATTGAAACAGCCCTCCACACAAAATGATACTTATTCCATGCTGGCTCTTGGCAACGTCTGGCTGCAGACTCTACATCAACCCacaagagacagagaaaag GAGAAGCGTCATCAAGACCGTGCATTAGCGATCTACAAGCAAGTACTCAGAAATGATCCAAAGAATTTGTATGCTGCTAATGGCATAG GAGCTGTCTTGGCGCATAAAGGATATTTCCGTGAAGCTCGTGATGTTTTTGCCCAAGTGAGAGAGGCAACAGCAGATATCAGTGATGTGTGGCTAAATTTGGCACATATCTACGTAGAACAGAAACAGTACATCAGTGCTGTGCAGATG tatgAAAACTGCCTCAGAAAGTTCTATAAGCATCAAAATACTGAAGTATTGTTATATTTGGCCCGGGCACTCTTCAAATGTGGCAAATTACAGGAATGCAAACAAACTTTGTTAAAG GCCAGGCATGTAGCACCAAGTGATACAGTCCTTATGTTTAATGTGGCTTTAGTGCTACAAAGACTAGCTACCTCTGtcctgaaagatgaaaaaagcaaTCTAAAGGAGGTGCTTAACGCTGTGAAAGAATTGGAGCTAGCCCACAG gtACTTCAGTTACTTGAGTAAAGTAGGTGATAAGATGAGGTTTGACTTGGCACTTGCTGCTACTGAAGCCAG GCAATGCTCTGACTTACTGAGTCAAGCCCAGTATCACGTGGCTCGGGCACGCAAGCAGGATGAAGAAGAGAGGGAGCTGCGTGCAAAGCAAGAGCAAGAAAAGGAGCTGCTTCGCCAAAAACTACTTAAAGaacag gaagagaagcgtctaagggaaaaagaagaacagaagaaacttcTGGAACAAAGAGCTCAATATGTGGAGAAAACTAAGAATATTCTGATGTTCACTGGTGAAGTAGAAggatcaaaagaaaagaaacgtggtggtggtggaggcagg CGTTCCaaaaaaggagcaggggaaTTTGATGAGTTCGTCAACGATGACAGTGATGAAGATCTGCCCAtgtctagaaagaaaaagaagaggaagggcaGTGGTAGTGAACAagatggggaagaagaggagggtgagagaaagaagaagaagaggaggag ACCCCAGAAAGCAGATGAGGGGAGTGATGATGAAGAGCATGAAAATGGTCCAAGACCTAAGAAAAGACGTCCAcccaaagcagagaaaaagaaggct CCCAAACCAGaacgtctgcctccttcaaTGAAAGGAAAGATCAAATCAAAAGCCATCATTTCATCGAGTGATGATTCCTCTGATGAGGATAAACTCAAAATTGCTGATGATGG ACATGCTAGGAATAGCAACAGTGATTCAGATGATGGGGAGCATCAGCACAGTAAACGCATTGTTTCTGATAGTGATTCTGATAACAGAAACAAATCTGGTAGTGAGGCAGGTAGTCCAAGGAGGTCCAGTGTCCACCCATCTGAGGAAGATTCTGACAGTGACAGGTCGGCTAGAAAAAGGAGGCGATCAGATTCGGAGCAGTCTGACAATGAGTCTGTACAGTCGGGGAGAAGTCGTTCTGGTGGTTCAGAAAACGAATCTCGCCCAGCTTCTCGCAGTGCTGATTCAGACAGAGATTCTGAGAGAGGATCTGACAACGAGGGTTCTGGCAGAGGATCTGGTAATGAATCTGAACCAGAAGGATCCAACGATGAGGGGTCTGAAGGTGGTTCAGATGACAGTGATTAG